In the genome of Bacteroidales bacterium, the window AACTGTGAAAAGATTAATAAAAAAAATCTTCAAAGTGGCGATCTTGTTTTCTTTAAAATAAAAAGTAATAAAATTACACACATAGGGATTTACCTTGCCGATAATAAATTTATTCATGCTTCATCATCAAAAGGAGTTACCGTAAATGATCTCACCGAAAATTATTATTCAAAATATTTTTATTCGGGAGGAAGAGTAAAAAACACAAAGCAGAATTAGAATAAATGCCTGAAAGGAATCAGAAGATGTTCAAATATTTTCTGAATTATTGGTCTTTCCGCCCATTTTTTAAATTCAAACGGACTGCATTCCGAAATGGTTTCATTAATATGTGTTTCCAACAGATTCATAATTTTCTTGTCCTTGCCTAATAAATTAATTTCATGCATAAACCGGAAACTCCGATAATCGAAATTTGAAGAACCAACAATAAAATAAGTTTTATCGATTATAAAAACTTTAGCGTGTAAATTTCGTGGAGTATAAAATAAAATCTCAACATCATTTTGATACATCTCGCCAAGATAACGATTTCGCAACATGTCTACAACATTAACATCTGAATGAAGAGGCATAATTATTTTAACTTTAACACCACGATGCGATGCTTCCATTAAGGCTTTACGCATAAAGCTTCCCGGAAGGAAGTATGGGGTTTCAATAATAATTTCCTTCTTTGCAGATTTAATTAATTCAAGATATTTTTTACGTGTTGATTGGAAAACAGTACTTGGTATATCGCGGATTATTTCAAAGCCATCATAAAATAACGATTTTGATGCGCTTAATTTATCATAAATGTATTTGTTATAAATTTTATAACTGGCATTAAAAGCTTCTTTAAAAGGCAAAGCCATATTTCCGACAATCCGCAATGACGACTCGCGCCAGTTCAATGCATAGGCAGCAATATTAGCTGAACTGATATATGTAATACTATCGTCGATTATTATTAATTTGCGGTGATTCCGGCGGTGATTTTTCGTAAAAAAATCGATACCTAATCTTATTTTTTTAAAAATCCTTACCTCTCCTCCATATTTTATCATTTCCGAAAAAAAGTTTTCAGAAACATAAGCGCCCCAGGAATCAATAAGAATCTGGATTTTTACACCCAGCTTGGCCTTTTTTGTAAGGATATCGCGAAACTTAATTCCTATCTGATCATTACCATATTTATACGTTTCAATAACAATAGAATTTTCAGCATGCTCAATATCTTCAAGCATGGAGTTATACATCTTTAGCGGATCATCAAAGAAATGATATGTATGATTTTTTGTAAGGGGCATAATGTAATTCCCTGTCCAAATATAGTTTAATTATACGATTATTTTTTTATTTTGATACAAGTTTCAATACATTTGTGCTATTATTTAATTTAATTTTTTATGAGAAACCATTTAAATACGATTATCATTGCAATAACAATTATTATAACTGCAGCAATTCTTGGTGGCGCATGGAAGAGTTCTCATACCCGTAATGAATCCATAAATGTAAACGGACTTTCTACCCAGGATTTCATATCCGATTTAATAGTGTGGGAAGGATATTATACTTCTGAATCCACATCAACCAAAGAAGCCTATGTTCAACTGAAAAAAGATGCAGAAGTAATAAAAAAATATTTACTCGATAAAGGTTTAAAAGAAAAAGAAATTATTTTTTCATCAGTGAATATTAATACAAATTATGAATATGTTTCTGATAAAGATGGCAATTCTTCAAGGAAATTCAAGGGTTATACACTTACCCAGAATGTTACTATTGAATCGAAAGAGGTTGACAAAGTTGAAACCATTTCACGTGAAGTAAGCGAATTAATTGACTTGGGAGTAAATTTCATCTCCTACCCTCCTCAATATTTTTACACAAAGCTATCGGAATTAAAAATCAGTATGCTTTCAAAAGCTACTGAAGATGCACGTAACAGGGCTGATGTAATTGCAACAAATTCAAAAGCAAGTTTGGGTTCATTAATAAAAGCCAACATGGGAATTTTTCAGATAACCGCACAAAATGGTAATGAAGATTATACTTATGGTGGTGTGTTCAACACCAGCTCAAAAAACAAAACAGCATCGGTTACCGTAAGATTGGAATTTGGAATAAAATAAACAAAAACTATGATTTTATCAATGACAGGTTTCGGTAAATCAGTAGCCGAAATTGAAGGCAAAAAACTGAATATCGAAATTCGGACTCTGAACAGCAAACAACTTGATTTAAATATACGGATGTGCCGTTTATTAAAAGATAAAGAAGTGGATATCCGTTCCATTGTTACGCGGGAACTTCAACGAGGTAAAGTTGATGTTGCCATTTACTTCGACAATAAAGAAGATGCAACCAACATTTCTATTAATAAAGCATTGCTTGAAAAATATTTTAATGAGCTGAAATCTATTTCTGCAGAAATTAAAAATGATTTCCCTACCGATTATTTTTCGCTGGCATCGCGGATGCCCGACGTACTTGCAACAGGCGATGAAATACTTGCTGATGAGCATTGGCATAATTTATTAAAATCATTTGACGATGCCTTAAAACAAGTCAACACGTTCCGTAAAGAAGAAGGAAAAATTCTTGGCAATGATATCAAACAACGTGTTAACCTTATTTTAAAACATCTTGAAAGCATTGCTCCTTTTGAAAAAGAAAGAATTGAAATTATTAAAACACGACTTCATAAAGATCTCGAAGAATTCGTAAATAAAGAAAATATTGATGCAAACCGCTTTGAACAGGAACTGATTTATTACATTGATAAAATCGATATTACCGAAGAAAAAATAAGATTGCAAAAACATTGTAACTATTTTATCGATACCATGAAACAGCCAGAAGCCAATGGCCGCAAGCTTGGTTTCATCACACAGGAAATGGGACGCGAAATAAATACTATCGGCTCAAAAGCCAATGATGCCGACATTCAGAAAATTGTAGTTCAGATGAAAGATGAACTGGAAAAAATAAAAGAACAGCTTTTAAATATTTTATAAAAATTTCTATCAAGCTTTTTTAAATTAATGAACGGAAAATTAATCATATTCTCAGCCCCATCAGGCGCAGGCAAAACAACATTGGTAAAAAAAATTCTTGAATCGCGCAACGATATGGAATTTTCAATTTCTGTATGCAGCCGCAATATGCGACCAAATGAAAAACACGGAGTTGATTACTATTTTATTTCCGCCGATGAGTTCCGGAAAAAAATCAATAATGATGAATTCCTTGAATGGGAAGAAGTGTATGAGAATAATTTTTACGGAACTTTAAAATCTGAATTGGAACGAATATGGAATAAAGGAAAACATGTAATTTTTGATGTGGATGTTATTGGCGGATTGAATATAAAAAAATACGGAAAAGAAAATGCGCTGGCAATTTTTGTAATGCCGCCATCGATGGAAGAATTGGAAAATCGTTTAAAAAACCGCTCAACCGAAACTGCTGAAACATTGAAAAAGCGTCTTGATAAAGCAACATATGAAATATCATTTGCCAAACAGTTCGATATAATACTTATTAATGATCATCTTGAAGAAGCCGTAGATAAAGCAAAATCAACAATTGACAACTTTCTTTCAAAAGATAAATAAGTGAAAAAGGTATTCTATATTTTAATATTTCTATTGTTTAATTTCAATCTTTGCTTCGGTCAGGTTGAATTAATCCCATTTATTAATCATAACAAATTTTATAAAAGTGCACTTGATTATCACTTTTCTGAAATTATTGATTACACCTATTATAAAAATTATTTTGCTAAGAGATGTGTTAAAACAATTCAAATGGTGTCTCAAAAAGAAAACAGGACAGATACCACATCAAAGTATATTGCCGTGTTCTCTGAAAACAGTATATCTGTTATAGCATATGATGAAGGTAGTACATATCCTGAAATACGTAATTACTTTTTTGATTCAGGAAAATTATCACAAATAAAAATACTTTTTTCCGGAAATATTTATTGTAAATATAATAATAGAAATAATATTGAAAGCATAACCGAAGTGAGTGAAACGAACGACACAACTTTTATTGGAAAATATTTTTATAAAAACAAAAACCGATTAATTAAAAGCATAAATATTTCTAAGAATTATAGAGGCAACATTAAATATGATACAACAATAAAAAGTTACGTATATCGGTTATGCAAAAGAGTTGTAAAAATCTATGAAGACGATTCTTTGATCACTAAATTCAGATTACGTAAGGATTCTACAATTAAGAAAACTGAAAATAATGAAGATGGTTATGAATTTCGTAAATATTATTATTTGAAGAATACCGTGTTTAACGAAATAACTTATAATCCAAACAAGGAACAAGTACAGGATAAAAATTTTGATATATATTATTATCAGGATGGAAATTTAAAATACAGGTCGTGGCTCTCAACAGATAATAACAGTACCCAGAATATAATAAACTATGATTATAACCATAATTTTTTAATTAGTAAAAAAGCCAGATTATTTGATGATTACGGATTAGAAACATATTATTCAAAATATAATTATACTTTTTACGATTGCTCTTGTGTAACTGATTCCACGTTTTTAAATAAAAAATATTTAGTCGTATCATTATTTTATAATGAGACTAACATAAGTGGATTGACAGGTACAGTTATTAAAGGTTCTATCTTTGATACAGCAGCTTGCTTCCGGTTGCAGGTGGATACCTTGACTTGTATAAATGACTTTATAAATTTAAATAAAGGATGCCTTATTTTTGACCTTGATACATTCAAAGCGCCTTTAGATTTGTCACTTAAAGAATTGACTATTGTTCCTGTTACTTCAACGGGTTCCGATTTCGAAAGTACATTAAAAAACACCGATTGCATTAATAACAATACAATAAATTATTGGTTAAAATCCACAAAAAATAAAAAAAATTATTTCACTCAATTAAATATAGAGTTTATAAAAATTCAGGATAAAAATTCGGGGACAACATTTAACTTTCCCTCGTTATCTTTTATTTTTAAACATTAATAAAAATGAATAACAAAATAGGATTATTCTTTGGTTCTTTCAACCCCATTCACATAGGGCATATGATTATTGCCAATTACATTGTTGAATATACTTCACTGAAAGAAATATGGTTTGTAATTTCGCCACATAATCCGTTGAAAGAAAAAAGCTCACTCCTGCCCGACCATCATCGTCTTGCCCTTGTAAATATTGCCGTTGAAGATGATGTTCGTTTTAAAGCCTGCGATATAGAATTCAAATTACCTCAGCCATCATTTACAATTCACACTTTAACATACCTGAAAGAAAAATATCCGAATAATGATTTTTCAATTATCATGGGAGCCGACAATCTGCAAAACATCGACAAATGGCGTAACTACGAACAGATAACTGAAAATTATAAAATCATTGTATACCCACGCCCTGAAAGCGATGGAGGAAAATTTAAAGAGCATAAAAATGTAATGTGGGCTAACGCTCCGCTAATGGAGATATCTTCAAGTTTTATTCGCAAAGCAATTAAAGAAAAAAAAGATATTCCGTATTACTTGCCTTCCAAAGTATATAAGTATATCAGGGAAATGCATTTTTACGAAAAATAGCATTTTTAATTTTACAATCGGTATTACTATTTTTTAATGAATTTTCGAAACAAGTATAAATTTTTTTAATCTATATTAAAAAAATTATAACTTTACGCAGTAATAAGCAACCGGTTTATGAAAAAAGAAAAAGAAATTTTAGTAGCTATCGATTTTTCAAAATGCTCAATTAAAGCATTGGAATTTGCAATAAGTATTGCAAATTATATGGATGCAAATATTATGATGGTTTATGTAGACAAACCTCAAAGTACGGAATCGATATATAGTAAAAGAGGTCTTGAACACCAGGAAAAACTGGTTAACAAATTTGAAAAACTGATCAAGCAATTTGCTTCGTCATTAAATGGAAAAATGGAATATAAAATCCGTAAAGGAAAAGTGTATATTGAAATTTCCAACCAGGCAAAATATAGTGATTCTTATCTTATTGTAGCAGGAACACATGGTGTTACCGGTTTTGAAGAATTCTGGATAGGCAGTAATGCATATCGTATCGTAACATCAGCGCCCTGCCCTGTAATTACAATAAGAGAAGCATTTATATGGAATAAAAAACACATTTCAAAAATTATA includes:
- a CDS encoding YicC family protein — translated: MILSMTGFGKSVAEIEGKKLNIEIRTLNSKQLDLNIRMCRLLKDKEVDIRSIVTRELQRGKVDVAIYFDNKEDATNISINKALLEKYFNELKSISAEIKNDFPTDYFSLASRMPDVLATGDEILADEHWHNLLKSFDDALKQVNTFRKEEGKILGNDIKQRVNLILKHLESIAPFEKERIEIIKTRLHKDLEEFVNKENIDANRFEQELIYYIDKIDITEEKIRLQKHCNYFIDTMKQPEANGRKLGFITQEMGREINTIGSKANDADIQKIVVQMKDELEKIKEQLLNIL
- a CDS encoding universal stress protein, translated to MKKEKEILVAIDFSKCSIKALEFAISIANYMDANIMMVYVDKPQSTESIYSKRGLEHQEKLVNKFEKLIKQFASSLNGKMEYKIRKGKVYIEISNQAKYSDSYLIVAGTHGVTGFEEFWIGSNAYRIVTSAPCPVITIREAFIWNKKHISKIILPIDSSIETRQKVPFTTELAKLFGAEIHVLGIHSTKVKDVIALMESYARQAMDYIRENNIPCHYKKIFSENITLGTIDYAKEIKAELIAVMSEQEGSTKNIWLGTYAQQMVNHSPVPVLIIHSKQIYDAQLKK
- the nadD gene encoding nicotinate (nicotinamide) nucleotide adenylyltransferase → MNNKIGLFFGSFNPIHIGHMIIANYIVEYTSLKEIWFVISPHNPLKEKSSLLPDHHRLALVNIAVEDDVRFKACDIEFKLPQPSFTIHTLTYLKEKYPNNDFSIIMGADNLQNIDKWRNYEQITENYKIIVYPRPESDGGKFKEHKNVMWANAPLMEISSSFIRKAIKEKKDIPYYLPSKVYKYIREMHFYEK
- the gmk gene encoding guanylate kinase — encoded protein: MNGKLIIFSAPSGAGKTTLVKKILESRNDMEFSISVCSRNMRPNEKHGVDYYFISADEFRKKINNDEFLEWEEVYENNFYGTLKSELERIWNKGKHVIFDVDVIGGLNIKKYGKENALAIFVMPPSMEELENRLKNRSTETAETLKKRLDKATYEISFAKQFDIILINDHLEEAVDKAKSTIDNFLSKDK
- a CDS encoding phosphatidylserine/phosphatidylglycerophosphate/cardiolipin synthase family protein, whose protein sequence is MPLTKNHTYHFFDDPLKMYNSMLEDIEHAENSIVIETYKYGNDQIGIKFRDILTKKAKLGVKIQILIDSWGAYVSENFFSEMIKYGGEVRIFKKIRLGIDFFTKNHRRNHRKLIIIDDSITYISSANIAAYALNWRESSLRIVGNMALPFKEAFNASYKIYNKYIYDKLSASKSLFYDGFEIIRDIPSTVFQSTRKKYLELIKSAKKEIIIETPYFLPGSFMRKALMEASHRGVKVKIIMPLHSDVNVVDMLRNRYLGEMYQNDVEILFYTPRNLHAKVFIIDKTYFIVGSSNFDYRSFRFMHEINLLGKDKKIMNLLETHINETISECSPFEFKKWAERPIIQKIFEHLLIPFRHLF
- a CDS encoding SIMPL domain-containing protein (The SIMPL domain is named for its presence in mouse protein SIMPL (signalling molecule that associates with mouse pelle-like kinase). Bacterial member BP26, from Brucella, was shown to assemble into a channel-like structure, while YggE from E. coli has been associated with resistance to oxidative stress.), translating into MRNHLNTIIIAITIIITAAILGGAWKSSHTRNESINVNGLSTQDFISDLIVWEGYYTSESTSTKEAYVQLKKDAEVIKKYLLDKGLKEKEIIFSSVNINTNYEYVSDKDGNSSRKFKGYTLTQNVTIESKEVDKVETISREVSELIDLGVNFISYPPQYFYTKLSELKISMLSKATEDARNRADVIATNSKASLGSLIKANMGIFQITAQNGNEDYTYGGVFNTSSKNKTASVTVRLEFGIK